Proteins encoded together in one Impatiens glandulifera chromosome 1, dImpGla2.1, whole genome shotgun sequence window:
- the LOC124920157 gene encoding uncharacterized protein LOC124920157 — MEKYFGNPYRGDPGVPHTDPDRFVNIWLGSFAFSAITWSNPYMWQLTNQFNWHDKAMLYEQYHWKKARAKNEPYKFLWNQLDRKVRKNYYHNWPNYFP; from the exons ATGGAGAAATACTTTGGAAACCCATATCGAGGTGACCCAGGTGTTCCTCACACGGACCCAGATCGTTTCGTCAACATATGGTTAGGTTCTTTCGCTTTCTCCGCCATCACTTGGTCCAATCCCTACATGTGGCAACTCACTAACCAATTCAA TTGGCATGATAAAGCAATGCTTTATGAACAGTACCATTGGAAGAAAGCCCGTGCAAAGAATGAACCCTATAAATTCCTG TGGAATCAGCTTGATAGAAAGGTAAGAAAAAATTACTACCACAACTGGCCAAATTACTTCCCTTAG
- the LOC124920158 gene encoding ABC transporter B family member 1 has product MPQDFQEINTTIEQWKWSEMQGLELLSSPPPSSSPSSSKPKSNTTPDQDQDQDQNQPQEIMDSTEDKKAGGDNEKPGEVLPSVSFFELFRFADKLDYALMAIGTVGAIVHGSSLPLFLRFFADLVNSFGSNANNMDKMTQEVIKYAFYFLVVGAAIWVSSWAEISCWMWTGERQTTRMRIKYLESALNQDIQFFDTEVRTSDVVFAINTDAVLVQDAISEKLGNFLHYMATFISGFVVGFTAVWQLALVTLAVVPIIAVIGGIHAATLSKLSGKAQNSLSQAGNIAEQTIVQIRTVVAFVGESRALQAYSSALRIAQRLGYKSGFAKGLGLGATYFTVFCCYALLLWYGGYLVRHHYTNGGLALATMFAVMIGGLALGQSAPSIGAFAKANVAAAKIYRIIDHKPAVDKNNESGLELESVTGQVELKSVDFAYPSRPDVQILNKFSLTVPAGKTIALVGSSGSGKSTVVSLIERFYDPPSGEVVLDGHDIKTLNLKWLRHQIGLVSQEPALFATTIKENILLGRPDATLVEVEEAARVANAHSFIIKLPDGYDTQVGERGLQLSGGQKQRIAIARAMLKNPAILLLDEATSALDSESEKLVQEALDRFMIGRTTLVIAHRLSTIRKADLVAVIQQGSVSEIGAHDDLMAKGDNSVYAKLIRMQEAAAHETAINNARKSSARPSSARNSVSSPIMTRNSSYGRSPYSRRLSDFSTSDFSLSLESAYPNYRHEKLAFKEQASSFWRLAKMNAPEWPYAFAGSIGSIVCGSLSAFFAYVLSAVLSVYYNPDHAYMIKQIDKYCYLLIGLSSAALIFNTLQHFFWDVVGENLTKRVREKLLESVVKNEIAWFDQEENESSRVAARLALDANNVRSAIGDRISVIMQNSSLLLVACTAGFVLQWRLALVLIAVFPVVVAATVLQKMFLTGFSGDLEAAHAKATQLAGEAVANMRTVAAFNSESKIVSLFSNNLQTPLKRCFLKGQIAGSGYGIAQFALYASYALGLWYASWLVKHGISDFSNTIRVFMVLMVSANGAAETLTLAPEFIKGGRAMRSVFDLLDRKSEIDPDDPDTVPVPDRLRGEVELKHVDFSYPSRPDIPIFRDLTLRARAGKTLALVGPSGCGKSSVISLIQRFYEPSSGRVTIDGKDIRKYNLKSLRQHIAIVPQEPCLFATTIYENIAYGRESSTEAEVIEAATLANAHKFISSLPDGYKTFVGERGVQLSGGQKQRVAVARAFIRKAEIMLLDEATSALDAESERFVQDALEKATSGKTTIVVAHRLTTIRNANVIAVIDDGKVSEQGSHSQLLKNYPDGVYARMIQLQRFSHGQAVVNMATGSGSGSGSGSGSRGEEG; this is encoded by the exons ATGCCACAAGATTTTCAAGAGATAAACACCACCATTGAACAATGGAAATGGTCCGAAATGCAAGGCCTTGAACTTCTCTCTTCTCCTCCCCCTTcctcttctccttcttcttccaAACCCAAATCAAACACAACACCAGACCAAGACCAAGACCAAGATCAAAACCAACCTCAAGAAATAATGGATTCTACAGAGGACAAGAAAGCAGGAGGAGATAATGAAAAACCAGGAGAAGTTCTCCCATCAGTTTCCTTCTTCGAGCTTTTCAGATTTGCAGATAAGCTTGATTATGCTCTAATGGCAATTGGTACTGTTGGAGCAATTGTTCACGGCAGTTCACTTCCTCTGTTTCTCAGATTCTTTGCCGATCTTGTTAATTCATTCGGTTCTAATGCTAATAACATGGATAAAATGACCCAAGAAGTTATCAag TACGCATTCTACTTCCTAGTTGTTGGAGCTGCAATATGGGTATCTTCATGGGCAGAGATATCTTGTTGGATGTGGACTGGTGAAAGACAAACAACTAGGATGAGAATCAAGTATCTAGAATCTGCTCTCAACCAAGACATTCAGTTTTTCGACACAGAAGTTCGAACATCCGATGTTGTTTTCGCTATCAACACCGACGCTGTTCTTGTTCAAGACGCCATTAGTGAAAAG TTGGGTAACTTCTTACATTACATGGCAACATTTATATCTGGGTTTGTGGTCGGATTCACAGCAGTATGGCAGTTGGCTCTGGTTACATTAGCAGTTGTTCCTATAATTGCTGTAATCGGAGGTATTCATGCCGCCACATTATCAAAACTCTCAGGAAAGGCACAAAATTCTCTTTCTCAAGCAGGAAATATTGCAGAACAG ACTATTGTTCAAATTCGAACAGTGGTAGCATTCGTCGGTGAATCAAGAGCTCTCCAAGCATATTCATCAGCTTTAAGAATCGCTCAAAGACTCGGTTACAAGAGTGGATTTGCTAAAGGGTTAGGCCTTGGAGCTACTTATTTCACTGTCTTCTGCTGTTACGCACTTCTGTTATGGTATGGAGGTTATCTAGTTAGACACCATTACACTAATGGAGGTCTTGCCTTAGCCACAATGTTCGCAGTCATGATCGGAGGATT GGCTCTTGGGCAGTCAGCACCGAGCATTGGTGCATTCGCAAAGGCAAACGTTGCCGCCGCGAAAATCTATCGAATAATCGATCACAAACCGGCTGTTGACAAAAACAATGAATCGGGTCTTGAATTGGAGTCAGTTACAGGACAGGTCGAGCTTAAGAGTGTTGATTTTGCTTACCCATCTAGACCAGATGTACAGATTCTCAACAAATTCTCCTTGACAGTCCCAGCTGGAAAGACAATTGCTTTGGTTGGAAGCAGTGGATCTGGTAAAAGCACTGTCGTCTCCCTCATTGAGAGGTTTTATGATCCCCCATCAG GGGAAGTTGTTCTTGATGGTCATGATATAAAGACATTGAATCTTAAATGGCTAAGACACCAAATTGGTCTTGTTAGCCAAGAACCTGCATTATTCGCTACCACCATTAAAGAGAACATACTCTTAGGCCGTCCTGATGCAACCCTAGTTGAGGTTGAAGAAGCTGCCCGCGTGGCAAACGCTCATTCGTTCATCATCAAACTCCCCGACGGCTATGACACCCag GTTGGTGAAAGAGGATTGCAGCTATCAGGTGGGCAAAAGCAAAGAATCGCGATTGCTAGAGCGATGCTGAAGAATCCGGCAATCTTACTTCTAGACGAGGCAACGAGTGCTCTTGATTCGGAATCAGAAAAGCTGGTGCAGGAAGCTCTCGATCGTTTCATGATCGGTAGAACTACATTGGTCATTGCCCATCGTCTTTCCACGATTCGGAAAGCAGATCTTGTGGCGGTAATTCAGCAGGGAAGTGTGTCGGAAATTGGAGCACACGATGATCTCATGGCGAAAGGAGACAATAGCGTTTACGCGAAACTCATTCGAATGCAGGAAGCTGCTGCTCATGAAACTGCTATTAATAACGCGAGAAAGAGCAGTGCTAG GCCTTCGAGTGCAAGGAATTCGGTCAGCTCTCCTATAATGACAAGGAATTCATCCTATGGTCGATCGCCTTATTCTCGAAGGCTATCGGATTTCTCAACTTCAGATTTCAGTCTCTCTTTGGAATCAGCGTATCCAAATTATCGACATGAAAAGCTCGCGTTCAAGGAGCAAGCAAGTTCATTCTGGCGGTTGGCTAAGATGAACGCGCCTGAATGGCCTTACGCTTTCGCTGGTTCAATAGGCTCGATCGTTTGTGGGTCGTTAAGCGCTTTCTTTGCTTATGTTCTTAGTGCGGTCCTCAGTGTTTACTACAATCCAGACCATGCTTATATGATTAAGCAAATCGACAAATACTGTTACCTCCTTATTGGACTGTCGTCGGCTGCGCTTATATTCAATACTCTCCAGCATTTCTTTTGGGATGTTGTGGGAGAGAATTTGACGAAACGGgtaagggagaaattgttggaaTCGGTTGTGAAGAACGAAATAGCTTGGTTCGATCAAGAGGAGAACGAGAGCTCGAGAGTGGCGGCTCGTCTGGCTCTTGATGCCAATAATGTTAGGTCTGCGATTGGAGATCGGATTTCTGTGATCATGCAGAATTCGTCTCTTTTGTTGGTCGCTTGTACGGCTGGTTTTGTCTTACAATGGAGACTCGCTCTCGTGCTCATCGCGGTTTTCCCTGTTGTTGTGGCGGCAACTGTCCTTCAG AAAATGTTCCTAACCGGTTTCTCGGGAGACCTTGAAGCTGCTCATGCAAAAGCGACGCAGCTTGCCGGAGAGGCGGTGGCGAATATGAGGACGGTGGCGGCATTCAATTCGGAATCGAAAATCGTAAGTCTATTCAGCAACAACCTTCAAACGCCTTTAAAACGATGTTTCTTGAAGGGACAAATAGCAGGAAGCGGATACGGAATTGCTCAATTCGCGCTTTACGCTTCCTACGCTTTAGGTCTATGGTACGCCTCGTGGCTTGTAAAGCACGGAATATCGGATTTTTCAAACACCATTCGAGTCTTCATGGTCCTTATGGTCTCTGCAAACGGAGCTGCCGAAACACTCACATTAGCGCCCGAATTCATCAAAGGCGGTCGAGCAATGAGGTCTGTTTTCGATCTCCTCGACCGCAAATCCGAGATCGATCCCGACGATCCTGACACGGTCCCTGTCCCGGACCGCCTACGTGGAGAAGTCGAATTGAAACACGTCGACTTCTCCTACCCGTCTCGACCCGACATACCAATCTTCCGCGACTTAACACTACGAGCCCGAGCGGGTAAAACATTAGCCCTCGTCGGTCCCAGTGGTTGCGGAAAGAGTTCCGTAATTTCCCTTATTCAACGATTCTACGAGCCATCCTCCGGTCGCGTCACAATAGACGGAAAAGACATTCGAAAATACAATCTCAAGTCATTAAGGCAACACATAGCAATAGTCCCTCAAGAGCCCTGCCTTTTCGCCACAACCATATACGAAAACATAGCCTACGGAAGAGAATCCTCAACCGAAGCCGAAGTCATCGAGGCTGCAACACTAGCAAACGCCCACAAGTTCATCTCGTCCCTCCCAGACGGATACAAGACATTCGTTGGGGAAAGAGGAGTTCAGTTATCAGGCGGACAGAAACAGAGGGTAGCCGTGGCTAGAGCTTTCATAAGAAAGGCCGAGATAATGCTCCTCGACGAGGCAACAAGTGCGCTCGACGCAGAGTCCGAGAGGTTTGTACAAGACGCGTTGGAGAAGGCTACCTCGGGTAAAACCACAATCGTGGTTGCCCACAGGCTAACAACGATCAGAAACGCGAATGTCATCGCGGTTATAGACGATGGTAAGGTGTCTGAACAAGGGTCTCATTCTCAACTATTGAAGAACTACCCTGATGGGGTTTATGCCCGAATGATACAACTTCAAAGGTTTAGCCATGGGCAGGCTGTTGTCAACATGGCAACTGGTTCTGGTTCTGGCTCTGGTTCAGGGTCTGGATCAAGGGGGGAAGAAGGGTAG
- the LOC124920156 gene encoding membrane magnesium transporter-like — MGLGFAVGALGILILSHSAYSTIQYRAFLKITEDEFSGPPLNVIIELLLGFVFCMWSSLDVPNKFLSVLPDSEENRIVLLPENLDFMIFNHRGKMFPSNVIMK; from the exons atGGGTTTGGGTTTCGCCGTAGGTGCCCTAGGAATTTTAATCCTCTCTCATTCAGCCTACTCTACCATTCAAT ATAGGGCTTTTCTTAAAATAACTGAAGATGAGTTTTCTGGACCACCCTTGAAT GTTATAATTGAGTTGTTACTGGGATTTGTTTTCTGTATGTGGTCATCTCTTGATGTTCCAAACAAGTTTCTATCTGTACTTCCTGATTCTGAAGAGAACAG GATTGTTCTTTTACCTGAAAATTTGGACTTTATGATCTTCAACCATCGAGGGAAGATGTTCCCATCCAATGTTATCATGAAATGA
- the LOC124911055 gene encoding photosystem I chlorophyll a/b-binding protein 6, chloroplastic-like: protein MDGLISGSDSELLKWFAQAELIHSRWAMLAVSGILIPEWLESLGFIEKFSWYDAGAQEYFADSTTLFVVQLGLMGWVEGRRWADIIKPGCVDIEPSFPHKTKPEVDVGYPGGLWFGPLMWGRGSPEPVMVLRTKEIKNGRLAMLAFIGFVFQAIYTGQDPLENLSAHIVDPGHYNVFSAFTSH from the exons ATGGATGGTTTGATCTCAGGATCTGATTCGGAACTGCTGAAATGGTTTGCACAAGCTGAGCTAATACACAGCAGATGGGCAATGCTTGCTGTGTCTGGAATTCTGATTCCAGAATGGCTAGAAAGTCTGGGGTTTATTGAGAAGTTCTCTTGGTACGATGCGGGAGCACAAGAATACTTCGCAGATTCCACAACTCTGTTTGTGGTGCAATTGGGGCTAATGGGTTGGGTTGAAGGACGGAGATGGGCAGACATAATAAAACCAGGGTGCGTGGATATAGAACCGAGTTTTCCACATAAGACGAAGCCAGAGGTCGATGTTGGCTATCCAGGCGGGCTTTGGTTCGGCCCTTTGATGTGGGGTAGAGGGTCACCGGAGCCAGTGATGGTTCTTAGGACTAAAGAGATCAAGAATGGTCGGCTTGCCATGCTTGCATTCATTGGGTTTGTTTTTCAGGCAATTTATACAGGACAAGACCCTTTAGAGAATCTTTCAGCTCATATTGTTGATCCAGGACACTACAATGTCTTCTCG GCTTTCACATCGCACTAG
- the LOC124920155 gene encoding protein CWC15 homolog, whose amino-acid sequence MTTAARPTWAPAKGGNEQGGTRIFGPSQKYSSRDIAAHTTLKPRKEGQDTQDEVHKRNLRDELEDRERRHFSSKDKSYVEDRDRRKGSHLLLEGSRRDMDDRLVSRNIDADDADVEVRSDESDDDDDDDEDEDDTEALLAELEQIKKERAEEKLRNERLEQEEELKVKEAELLKGNPLLNNPTSFNVKRRWDDDVVFKNQARGEVKAPKRFINDTIRSDFHRKFLHKYMK is encoded by the exons ATGACAACTGCAGCTCGACCGACATGGGCTCCTGCCAAAGGTGGGAATGAACAAGGTGGCACTCGAATCTTCGGCCCCTCCCAGAAGTACTCTTCGAGGGACATTGCTGCTCACACGACTCTGAAGCCGAG AAAAGAGGGTCAGGACACTCAGGATGAAGTGCACAAGAGGAACCTCCGCGATGAGTTGGAAGATCGTGAAAGAAGGCATTTCTCATCCAAGGATAAGTCCTACGTTG AGGATAGAGATCGTAGAAAAGGAAGTCATCTTTTACTCGAAG GGTCACGACGGGATATGGATGATCGTCTTGTTTCAAGAAATATAGATGCAGATGATGCTGATGTAGAAGTTAGAAGTGATGAAAG tgacgatgatgatgatgacgacgaagATGAGGATGATACAGAAGCACTTCTGGCTGAGCTTGAACAAATAAAGAAGGAAAGAGCGGAGGAAAAGCTCCGTAAT GAAAGGCTGGAACAAGAAGAAGAGTTGAAGGTTAAAGAAGCAGAGTTGCTGAAAGGAAACCCTCTTCTTAATAATCCAACTTCGTTCAATGTGAAAAGGAG GTGGGATGATGATGTTGTGTTCAAGAACCAGGCTCGGGGTGAGGTGAAGGCACCGAAAAGGTTCATCAATGACACCATTAGAAGTGATTTTCACAGGAAATTTCTTCATAAGTACATGAAGTGA
- the LOC124915274 gene encoding heavy metal-associated isoprenylated plant protein 6-like — MGEKDAKTEDVKPKEQKPDQPPPAAAPPAAVAAAAVVLKLDLHCEGCAKKVKRSIFKNFEGAEEVKSDITNHKLTVTGKVDPAKLRQLIEDKTHKKVELISPLPKKDTAGAGEKKPDEKKPEEKKPEAKKPEEKPKDSTVVLKMRLHCEGCMHKIKRVIKKIDGAKSVDFDADKDLLKVTGTMDVKTLVPFLKEKLKRSVEVVPPPKKDEPKKDAAAGGGGEKKVEKEVGEKKVEKEAGGGGDKKDEGEKKKAVEVVSAGETKAVKVEETPKIEVSKMEHQGFSNYPFYSVPAMPVNHGYIEHGYYGMPTNSNHGYPQQHYPNNQTYPIQYPQFNQYPMQYPQPPTMYNTTQMFSDENPNASCSIM; from the exons ATGGGTGAG AAAGATGCAAAAACAGAGGATGTCAAGCCCAAGGAGCAAAAACCCGACCAGCCTCCCCCCGCCGCCGCCCCTCCTGCCgccgtcgccgccgccgccgtcgTCCTAAAGCTCGACCTACATTGTGAAGGATGTGCCAAGAAAGTCAAACGTTCAATTTTCAAGAATTTTGAAG GTGCGGAGGAGGTGAAATCCGACATTACAAATCACAAGTTGACGGTCACCGGAAAAGTGGACCCGGCCAAACTCCGGCAACTAATAGAGGATAAGACTCATAAGAAAGTCGAACTTATTTCACCTCTACCTAAAAAGGACACCGCCGGCGCCGGCGAAAAAAAACCCGATGAGAAGAAACCCGAGGAGAAGAAACCCGAAGCGAAGAAACCCGAAGAAAAACCTAAAGAT aGCACAGTTGTTCTTAAGATGAGGTTACATTGTGAAGGGTGCATGCACAAAATAAAGAGAGTTATAAAGAAAATTGATG GTGCGAAATCGGTTGATTTTGATGCGGATAAAGATTTGTTAAAGGTAACGGGTACTATGGATGTGAAGACACTTGTTCCATTCTTAAAAGAGAAATTGAAACGTAGCGTCGAAGTTGTACCGCCGCCCAAGAAAGACGAGCCCAAAAAGGATGCTGCCGCCGGTGGCGGCGGTGAAAAGAAAGTAGAAAAAGAAGTTGGCGAGAAAAAGGTTGAGAAAGAGGCCGGAGGTGGTGGTGACAAAAAAGACGAGGGTGAAAAAAAGAAGGCGGTTGAAGTTGTTAGTGCGGGAGAAACAAAAGCGGTTAAGGTCGAGGAAACACCTAAAATTGAAGTGAGCAAAATGGAACATCAAGGATTTTCGAATTACCCGTTTTATTCGGTACCAGCAATGCCCGTTAATCATGGATACATCGAACATGGTTATTACGGCATGCCAACAAATTCTAATCACGGCTATCCGCAACAACATTACCCTAACAATCAGACGTATCCAATCCAATACCCACAATTTAATCAATATCCAATGCAATATCCACAACCTCCGACAATGTACAATACAACACAAATGTTCAGCGACGAAAACCCTAATGCGAGTTGTTCCataatgtaa